The Aphis gossypii isolate Hap1 unplaced genomic scaffold, ASM2018417v2 Contig00521, whole genome shotgun sequence genome includes a window with the following:
- the LOC126554496 gene encoding LOW QUALITY PROTEIN: uncharacterized protein LOC126554496 (The sequence of the model RefSeq protein was modified relative to this genomic sequence to represent the inferred CDS: inserted 1 base in 1 codon), which yields MICYICKSSIKGWLPALVAHYKVFHILMPDSNYTCCEDSCNQSFAALIKAIDIKEFRNDACLLELINEMNSIEKEGVSISTEFEIITSESNDSSSVCINTAMVTAVMNTGQGFSQLDTFTAFLNMPNMSNPSYQQYHNNVKKHTEDLAFDAMIDAGKEEAALAIMENNVNEKGIPLITVIADGAWLKRSYKSGYNALSGVASIIGYRTKKVLFMGVSNKHCSVCQKNENGEKESPSHQCFNNWDGTSTAMESDIIVEGFCQSVTMHNLIYNKLIGDGDSSVMKKLILAKPYADHDIDVKKIELRAKGRVRTWSPPPGCATGMNHILRNYCNRIVDISSRRKSSSGTIVPGFLRKTLKDRRLKLRCAITKAILHRKEMPLTHNEKVILLKKDILNSPFHVFGSHSECSSYFCTGPKENEIDLVPQMETCGLWADISGAKNFVAYHAQSLIYNVNNNAVEGFNSVVAKFVGGKRVNFSLRGSYSARCNAAVSSFNFGPKYLNNFHKKVTNISPGIYTKKFVNKINKNQHSRVGRRLNFEKARKFEKKKKCIAGPDEDYGAVDIGIGIIDMPLEEYDAKKNAFLKKIYLTVDEIVKIERNTIGQQENDDWKKFRKQRLTASNFGKVCKLRPTTPRANTVKYILYDIFQGSSSTRYGIENESVARNAFQKTIKEKIEPSGLFIHKSKPYLAASPDGLIGKDGIIEIKCPPSIKEYTPEDAVDKKKIKYMISDGIKVTLTKTDNYYYQVQAQLNITERNYCYFVVXTPKGFIVDKIKKDFEFWNSKIEPFVTTFYMDSLLPEIIDPRFDRGLPIRSGISEKKLS from the exons atgatttgttatatttgtaaGTCATCTATTAAAGGATGGTTACCAGCATTAGTGGCTCACTATAAAGTGTTCCACATTCTTATGCCTGACAGTAATTACACTTGTTGTGAAGACTCGTGCAATCAATCGTTCG caGCATTAATTAAAGCAATTGATATAAAAGAGTTTCGTAATGATGCTTGTTTACTAGAGTTAATAAATGAGATGAACAGTATAGAAAAAGAAGGTGTTAGTATTTCTACTGAATTTG AAATCATAACCAGTGAAAGTAATGATTCTTCATCAGTGTGCATAAATACAGCAATGGTTACAGCAGTTATGAATACTGGGCAAGGATTTTCCCAATTGGACACTTTTacagcatttttaaatatgccgAATATGTCCAATCCAAGTTACCAGCAGTATcacaataatgtaaaaaagcaCACCGAAGATTTGGCTTTTGATGCAATGATCGATGCTGGCAAAGAAGAAGCTGCGTTAGCtataatggaaaataatgtGAACGAAAAAGGAATTCCATTAATTACAGTGATAGCTGATGGCGCATGGTTGAAGAGATCTTATAAAAGTGGCTATAATGCTTTGTCTGGTGTA gcgTCTATCATCGGGTACAGGACCAAAAAAGTTCTTTTTATGGGTGTAAGTAATAAACACTGTTCAGTCTgccaaaaaaatgaaaatggcgAAAAAGAATCACCATCGCATCAGTGTTTTAACAATTGGGATGGGACTTCTACTGCCATGGAATCCGATATAATTGTCGAGGGATTCTGTCAAAGTGTAACtatgcataatttaatatataataaattaatcggAGATGGAGATTCCAGTGTAATGAAGAAACTAATACTTGCTAAACCTTACGCTGATCACGACatagatgtaaaaaaaatagaat tacgaGCCAAGGGGAGGGTCCGGACCTGGAGTCCACCCCCTGGTTGCGCCACTGGTATGAACCATATTTTAAGAAACTATTGTAATAGAATTGTAGACATATCATCTCGTCGTAAAAGTTCTTCTGGAACTATAGTTCCaggatttttaagaaaaacattaaaagatAGACGACTTAAATTAag ATGCGCGATTACAAAGGCAATATTGCATAGAAAAGAAATGCCTTTGACGCATAATGAAAAAGTAATTCTtctaaaaaaagatattttaaatagtccGTTTCATGTATTTGGTAGCCATTCTGAATGTTcaag ttatttttgcaCTGGTCCAaaagaaaatgaaattgatttaGTTCCTCAAATGGAAACTTGCGGTTTATGGGCAGATATATCAGGAGCTAAAAATTTTGTTGCCTATCATGCTCAAagcttaatttataatgtaaacaataatgCTGTAGAAGGATTTAATAGCGTAGTAGCGAAATTTGTTGGTGGAAAGAGGGTGAACTTTTCTTTACGag gatcATACAGTGCAAGATGTAATGCTGCAGtttcatcatttaattttggtccaaaatatttaaataattttcataaaaaagttACAAATATAAGTCCTggaatatatactaaaaaattcgtaaacaaaattaataaaaaccagCATAGTAGAGTTGGTCgacgtttaaattttgaaaaagccag aaaatttgagaagaaaaaaaaatgtattgctgGACCAGATGAAGATTATGGAGCTGTAGACATTGGAATAGGTATAATTGATATGCCACTCGAAGAATACGATGccaaaaaaaatgcatttttaaaaaaaatctatttaaccGTCGATGAAATAGTTAAGATTGAAAGAAATACTATCGGACAACAAGAAAATGACGATtggaaaaaatttagaaaacaaCGACTCACGGCATCAAATTTTGGCAAAGTATGTAAATTAAGACCTACTACTCCGCGAGCgaatactgtaaaatatattttatatgatattttccaAGGAAGTTCTTCTACTAG GTATGGTATTGAAAATGAATCAGTTGCCCGAAATGCATTCCAAAAAACCATAAAGGAAAAAATCGAACCATCAGGattgtttattcataaaaGTAAGCCATATCTCGCAGCGAGTCCTGACGGGTTAATAGGCAAAGACGGTATCATCGAAATAAAATGTCCTCCAAGCATAAAAGAATATACTCCAGAAGATGcagtagataaaaaaaaaataaagtacatgATATCCGATGGTATAAAAGTGACTCTAACAAaaactgataattattattatcaagttcAAGCGCAACTAAATATTACAGAGAGGAACTACTGTTATTTTGTTG GGACTCCGAAAG gttttatagtagacaaaataaaaaaagacttCGAATTTTGGAATTCAAAAATCGAACCGTTTGTAACGACATTTTACATGGATTCTTTATTGCCTGAAATAATTGATCCGAGATTTGACCGAGGACTACCAATTAGGTCCGGTATATCAGAAAAGAAGCTGTcttga
- the LOC126554497 gene encoding uncharacterized protein LOC126554497, which yields MYRQILVTEKHRSYQRVLWRADTTQPIRSYRLNTLTYGTVPASYLATACLEKLAETEYENYPDACLSITRNFYMDDYLGGAMCKPEAIKLRDNVNAIMKSAGLVLRKWMFNDKELINDVQCNSGGVRTMGNNGSTKILGLNWNSDNDVLLYTVRQIENNITKTTKRKILSEIAAIFDPLGLLGPVIVNAKLIMQSLWQVKAGWDEPLPEDIQNEWRKCRDGLPQLNEISIPRKIIGGGINIEFQIHGFADASLKAYVACLYLRSTNVTGNSVVNLICAKSKVAPLKVVSLPRLELCATLLLARLASRVIPKLNLPIGRSQFWSDSNVVIAWISSPSTLWRTFVFHRVEEIQELTLFSEWAHVGTQDNPADLISHGCEAKDIGKDTLWWHGPKWLSEVSTAWPNTGSGTYNATDTDIPEAKDNAVTTKTRSIVCTMKDDYYMIIIQCYQYYQSDLH from the coding sequence ATGTATCGGCAGATTTTAGTTACCGAAAAGCATCGAAGTTACCAACGTGTGTTATGGCGAGCAGATACAACGCAACCGATACGAAGCTACCGGCTTAATACGTTAACGTACGGCACGGTGCCCGCTTCATATTTGGCAACAGCGTGTTTGGAAAAATTGGCGGAGACTGAATACGAAAATTATCCCGATGCGTGTTTGTCAATTACAAGGAATTTTTATATGGACGATTATCTCGGTGGCGCCATGTGTAAACCGGAAGCCATAAAATTGCGAGATAATGTTAATGCAATTATGAAGAGCGCGGGTTTGGTATTGCGCAAGTGGATGTTCAACgataaagaattaattaacGACGTCCAGTGCAATAGCGGCGGCGTGCGGACTATGGGCAATAATGGATCAACCAAAATACTAGGCCTAAATTGGAATTCGGATAATGACGTGTTATTATACACCGTGCGccaaatagaaaataacattACAAAAACGACAAAACGAAAGATACTGTCCGAAATTGCGGCCATATTCGACCCGTTAGGATTGCTTGGTCCGGTTATAGTAAATGCCAAATTAATAATGCAAAGTCTGTGGCAAGTAAAGGCTGGTTGGGATGAGCCGCTACCGGAAGATATTCAAAACGAATGGCGTAAATGTCGAGACGGTTTACCTCAATTAAACGAAATATCAATACcacgaaaaataattggtggaggtataaatatagaatttcaAATACATGGTTTTGCGGATGCGTCTCTAAAGGCATATGTCGCCTGTTTATATTTACGCAGTACCAATGTGACTGGAAATAgtgttgttaatttaatttgcgCAAAATCGAAAGTAGCGCCGTTGAAAGTTGTATCTCTACCACGGTTAGAGTTGTGTGCCACACTATTGTTAGCTCGGCTAGCGAGCCGCGTAattccaaaattaaatttacctataGGTCGGAGCCAATTCTGGAGCGACTCAAATGTAGTTATTGCGTGGATATCGTCGCCATCAACCCTATGGAGAACGTTTGTATTCCATAGAGTGGAGGAGATACAAGAGTTGACATTATTTAGTGAATGGGCACACGTAGGTACACAAGATAATCCGGCTGACCTTATATCACACGGATGTGAGGCAAAAGATATAGGGAAAGACACGTTGTGGTGGCATGGTCCTAAATGGCTAAGCGAAGTCAGCACAGCATGGCCAAATACCGGATCGGGAACGTATAATGCTACAGATACGGATATACCTGAAGCAAAAGATAACGCCGTAACTACAAAAACGCGCAGTATAGTTTGTACAATGAAAgatgattattatatgattattattcagtgttatcaatattatcaaagCGATCTTCATTAA
- the LOC126554498 gene encoding uncharacterized protein LOC126554498: MRYRLRWADNGKKQLAKKISMYKGALNRFFDRRGRSSVIYSDNATNFVGAQRQLKEIFQLFQSTDHQNKIMTVLADKGVEWKCIPPRSPHFGGLWEAAVKSMKNLLYKVLGEARLTYEEMSTVLTRVEACLNSRPITPMSSDPVDLSFLTPGHFLIGDAINAIPEPDETTTPDNRLDRWRRVTKYSQTLWNRWSTEYLNQLQVRVKWAGTKGPSIKIGTVVIIRDSNLPPLQWRLGRVVKLESGTDGVVRAASVQTNSGVWKRAVRLLCPLPFEGNTS, encoded by the exons ATGCGGTATCGACTTCGTTGGGCCGATAATGGTAAAAAGCAGCTTGCGAAGAAAATCAGCATGTACAAAGGG gcGTTAAACAGGTTTTTTGATCGTCGAGGTCGAAGTTCAGTCATATATTCTGATAACGCCACTAATTTTGTTGGAGCGCAAAGGCAACTCaaagaaatatttcaattatttcaatccACGGATcaccaaaacaaaattatgacaGTTCTCGCGGATAAGGGCGTCGAATGGAAGTGCATACCGCCACGTTCACCGCATTTCGGAGGGTTGTGGGAGGCGGCTGTAAAATCTATGAagaatttactatataaagtGTTAGGCGAGGCTAGGCTTACATATGAAGAAATGAGTACGGTACTGACCCGGGTAGAGGCTTGTTTAAATTCCCGTCCAATAACGCCAATGTCCTCTGATCCAGTCGATCTTTCTTTTTTAACGCCCGGGCATTTTTTAATTGGGGACGCCATAAATGCTATACCAGAGCCCGACGAAACAACCACACCTGATAACCGGTTGGACAGGTGGCGAAGAGTTACTAAATATTCTCAAACGCTGTGGAATCGCTGGAGTACCGAATACCTTAATCAGCTTCAAGTAAGGGTTAAATGGGCAGGTACTAAAGGCCCGTCGATAAAAATCGGAACCGTGGTAATAATTCGAGACAGCAATTTACCCCCCCTGCAGTGGCGTCTAGGACGGGTGGTCAAGCTAGAATCTGGCACTGATGGCGTGGTTCGGGCGGCGTCTGTTCAAACCAACAGTGGTGTATGGAAAAGGGCTGTGCGGTTACTTTGTCCTCTGCCATTTGAAGGGAACACGAGTTAA